A DNA window from Cutaneotrichosporon cavernicola HIS019 DNA, chromosome: 2 contains the following coding sequences:
- a CDS encoding uncharacterized protein (mfs general substrate transporter) yields MSNRRTERPRRLSIDLHLISAVKRDVVYSGSGDPDSPYGPSESDPTTPNGHPLSNPFQNLLKHRSQPTPLPVLKILPLCIARMAEGLIFAVIFPYINQMMHGMGVPEESVGLWSATAESMLMVTEALAAPFYAPIADKIGRRPVFIPLVFLWGVFSVAFGFATTPLGAVLLRACLGLLAGVGVLSRTMLGELCDKTNRVQGFAFFSPALTLGVTIAPLVGGFLSQPVPRLFSPSFTLLVEHPYLLPSVVAGMVGFASAISAYKFLPETLPPSMRKSRAQSSAMGKADAGGFRALMRFTRFQNMLALYALSNLVMFSWEAIFPLFAFTSKDLGGFGLSTPQIGVILATSAGLSIAMTSIVFPRLHKRMPENDLLRITVTLYPLAVALFPVMWGMSAHLPEGELSGASMVVLGLQMLMRRTGDFAATLLDASVLDAIPGPEYLATANSITFSIAGVGRAVGPFMVSSIFALSTSGSSAFSIRRQLVWLVFIIVSLPSVYVARRLSDPPVQSGEEKSEMGLNGSAFDD; encoded by the exons ATGAGCAACAGGCGCACAGAGCGGCCACGCCGCTTATCCATAGACCTGCACCTCATCTCGGCTGTCAAACGAGACGTTGTGTactctggctctggcgaCCCCGACTCCCCATACGGACCCAGCGAGAGCGATCCCACTACGCCCAATGGACATCCGTTGTCGAACCCGTTCCAGAACCTCCTTAAACACCGGAGTCAGCCTACGCCGCTCCCAGTGCTCAAGATCTTGCCGCTCTGTATCGCGCGAATGGCAGAGGGCCTCATCTTTGCAGTCATCTTCC CCTACATCAACCAAATGATGCATGGAATGGGTGTGCCCGAAGAATCGGTTGGACTGTGGTCCGCCACAGCTGAGTCGATGCTCATGGTAACCGAGGCACTCGCTGCGCCGTTTTACGCCCCAATCGCGGACAAGATTGGACGGCGGCCCGTGTTCATCCCACTGGTCTTTCTGTGGGGTGTCTTCTCCGTCGCGTTCGGCTTCGCGACTACCCCGCTGGGCGCAGTGCTCCTGCGCGCCTGCC TGGGTTTGCTCGCGGGCGTTGGTGTGCTCTCGCGGACAATGCTGGGCGAACTGTGCGACAAGACGAACCGCGTGCAGG GCTTTGCCTTTTTCTCACCCGCCTTGACCCTCGGGGTGACCATCGC TCCTCTTGTCGGCGGCTTCCTCTCGCAGCCGGTGCCGCGcctcttctcgccctcgttTACCCTCCTGGTCGAGCATCCGTACCTCCTCCCTTCGGTCGTCGCCGGCATGGTCGGGTTCgcgtcggccatctcggctTACAAGTTCCTCCCTGAG accCTGCCGCCGTCAATGCGTAAGAGTAGGGCGCAAAGTAGTGCGATGGGCAAGGCCGACGCGGGCGGTTTCCGCGCGCTCATGCGCTTCACCCGTTTCCAGAACATGCTTGCGCTCTATGCGCTCTCGAACCTTGTCATGTTCTCATGGGAGGCCATTTTCCCGCTGTTCGCTTTCACGAGCAAAGACCTCGGCGGCTTCGGTCTCTCT ACACCACAAATCGGCGTGATCCTGGCCACCAGCGCAGGCCTGTCGATCGCCATGACGTCGATTGTGTTCCCGCGCCTGCACAAGCGCATGCCGGAGAATGACCTCCTGCGCATCA CCGTGACGCTGTACCCCCTCGCTGTCGCGCTCTTCCCCGTGATGTGGGGAATGAGCGCCCACCTCCCCGAGGGTGAGCTGTCCGGGGCAAGCATGGTTGTGCTGGGCTTGCAGATGCTCATGCGCCGCACGGGCGACTTTGCGGCTACTCTGCTGGACGCAAgcgtgctcgacgccatccCGGGTCCTGAGTATCTTGCAACGGCGAACAGCATCACTTTCTCCATCGCGGGCGTTGGCCGCGCCGTCGGTCCTTTCATGGTCTCCTCCATATTCGCGCTCTCAACATCTGGGTCCAGTGCGTTCAGTATCCGGCGGCAGCTCGTGTGGCTCGTCTTCATCATCGTCTCGCTCCCGAGCGTGTATGTCGCACGGCGGCTTTCCGATCCGCCTGTCCAGTCaggggaggagaagagtgAGATGGGTCTAAACGGTTCGGCCTTTGACGATTAG